From the genome of Syntrophorhabdaceae bacterium:
TCAGATCGCAGAATATTCCATTCTTCGGCTACGATGAAGACAGCCCGGGGGAGTGGAAGGACCTCTTCATCCATCCCCGGGACGCCTTCGGGATACTGATTCAGATAGCGCAATTCGATCCCGCGTCTTTCATCGCGGAAGAGCTGAAGCTCAGGAAGGACGAGAGATGGAGGATAAGGCGCGAAGGCGACGCAATAACCCTGACCCTCGCCCACCCCGGAGGAGGCGCCCTATCCATAGACCTGGCCGCCCCCGAAGCAGCAGCCCTGGCCAAAGACCTGGAGAAGGCCATCGAGTAAGCATCGGCGTGCTGCACTAAGCGGGATAACCCGCGTATTGGGTTTAATTCACCCTAACCGGCAGTGTTCATAACACCCATATATATGCTTTTCACGAGAACAGGCAATTCTTTTCCCCGGCGCCCTTATTGATAAAATAATAGTAGCCGTCCAGGTGCGCAGTGGAACATACGAATGGGCTTTAGCTTACTGAATAAACGAGCTCAGCTCCGCGGTCAGGTAGGAGATGGAGGGTATACTGGCGAGCTCCGTCATCAGCAGATTGATGACTGCCTGGTTCCTGGTCGTCTTGGAGAGCTGGATATTGAGGGTCTCCGCATCCCTGAGCAGGTCCGCCCTCATCACATCATCGATGGCAGTAT
Proteins encoded in this window:
- a CDS encoding VOC family protein, producing the protein MKSADISRIDHVSIAVRDHRKAVDFFCSILGAVPGSSSMDEESKFLGAVLSLGDLSRIEIISPTEEGSFLDPFLASRQGVHHICLQTPDIKKTAALLRSQNIPFFGYDEDSPGEWKDLFIHPRDAFGILIQIAQFDPASFIAEELKLRKDERWRIRREGDAITLTLAHPGGGALSIDLAAPEAAALAKDLEKAIE